The segment CGCATTAAGAATCACCCCCTGCACATAGCTCTCTATCGTCGAACCGCGGCTTGGAAAAGCCGCATCGACATAAACTCCGATCTGTGTAGACTGTCCCTTCAACAGCCGTTTTTCAAAAGAGGCAGGGATAATAATAATCGCATCGCTCTGGGCTTGCTTAATCTTTCTCAGAGCTTCGGATTCATTCATAACGGTTGTTGTCGTATTGAAATATTTGGAGTGTTCAAACTTGCTTACCAACAGATTTGAAAGACGGCTTTGATCATTATCGATAATTGCGATCCTCGCATGGGTCACCTCCATCCGTATCCCGTATCCGAACAACAGCATAAGCATCGTCGGCAAAAGATAAACCATAATAATCAGCCGTGATCGTAGAAGTTCGCTCATCTCTTTGAGGATATAGGCCTTGAGTATCCCCTTCCTCATCGGTAATACTCCAAAAAGATCTCTTCAAATGTTTGTGCGTTCGGATGTGCCTCATACAGATTAGCAATCGTATCGTCCGCAACTTTGCGCCCGTCACGCATCAGAACGATCCGATCACAAAATTCCGCTTCGCTCATGTAATGCGTCGTAATCAAAATCGCAATTTTCCATTTCTCTTTGAGTGCTACCAGCAGCTGCCAAAACTGGGCACGCGCTATCGCATCGACTCCCGATGTCGGCTCATCCAAAAACAATATCACCGGTTCATGCAAGAGTGCGGCTGCAAGTGAGAACCGCTGATTAATCCCCAACGGAAGTTCCGTAGGGATCGCATCCATATACCCTTCAAATCCAAGTTCCGCCGCATACCGGGCTATTCTTTTGATCGCTGTATCCATCGGAATCTGATGCATAGAAGCAAAATAATGGAGATTCTCCCGCACCGTCATATCGTTATAGAGAGCAAAATGCTGACTCACATAGCCGATGGAACTTTTAAGCGCCTGACGATCTTTAGCGGTGGCTATCCGTTTTCCTAATAGACTCAATTCTCCACCGTCAATCGGCAAAAGTCCCAAAAGCATTTTGATAAAGGTCGTTTTACCGGCTCCGTTGGCACCGAGCAGTCCCAAAATCTCCCCTCTGTTCAGCTGAATATCAACGCCGTCATTGGCGACAAAATCGCCGAAGATCTTGCTTAACCCGCGCGCCTCCATTACTACGGAAGAAAAAGTATTATCTCCGTCACGTGGAGTTATTTCGACAGGAGGAAGAAGACGCTTTTTTTGAAGTGCATTGACAAAGAACAAAGCTTCCAGTGTAGGTTCAGTGTGTTCAGCCGAAAGCGGCTCCAGCGAATAGGTTGTATCGAGGGTACTCATCGAATCACTACTCGCAGATGGAGTTAAGGCATACGTCATCTCCCGTACCGATTCGATCAATTCTTTCGCACTTCCCTGAGCGATAATCTCTCCGTTATCAAACAGCAATACCCGATCCATTTGCGCTGCTTCTTGCATATATGCCGTACTGACAATGGCAATTGTTCCCTCATCACGGCGTATTTGATCGAGGATCTTCCATAACTCAATTCGGCTCAGCGGATCGACTCCCGTAGTCGGCTCATCCAAAATCAGAAGTTTCGGACGATGCAGAAGTGTACAGATCAAAGAGAGTTTTTGCATCATTCCACCGCTCAGGTTGCCGGCTCTTCTGTCGACGAATTTATCCAGACCTGCCATACGAAGCAGTCTGTTTTTATATTCATTAAAACGCTCATCCTGCTTGATAGAGCGAATATTGGCAAAAAAACTAAGATGTTCATCGACCGTGAGCAGTTCATAAAGCACTAATCCGATCCCCTGAGGCATAAGTCCTATCTGTGATTTTAGCTTTTCAGCTTCGGAAGGAGAGTGATAAATATGATTTTGGAAGGAGATCTCCCCCTCAAATCGGATCACACCCGCAATAGCGTGCATCAGTGAACTTTTGCCGGCACCGTCGGCACCGATAAAACCGATAATTTCACCTTCGTTGACGGTTAAGGAAGCGTCTTTGATCGCAATGCGTTTGTTATGCGAGACACTCACTTGTCCAAGGTTCAGCATTCCCATCGTCTGCATCCGTGTTATTCGGGTACTGCATGCAAGCTCGTAGGCAGCCCTTTACCATCCAATGAGATAACACCCACGGCCGGAATCCCTAATTTCAAAAGAGGATCTACGTTTAGAGGCTGCAGATGTACGGCAAAAACCCGCTGGATACGGTCACTCGCTACACTTACTTCTTTTGGGGTAAATTCTGCTTTTTGCTCTATCCGAGCCACTTTGGCCGCAATGGCATGATCGGGATCAGAATCTAAAAAGATGACGGCAGGATCACCGATTTTAATTTTCCCGTTTTTCAGCGTATCGACAAAAATTTTCAGATAAAGGCTCTTCGGATCAATCAAGGTCGCGACCGCCATTCCCGAACCGATGACTTCACCGTTATTGGCAATCTTTTCCATAACAAATCCATCCACCGGAGATCGAAGCTCCATTTCGGAAAGAACGGCATTCATCTGTGTTTGAGAAGCTTTTAATGCTTTGATCCCCGATTCCGAGGCTTTGATCCCCTCACGCAATGCTGCGATTTTTTGCTGAGCAGCAGAAGCTTCAACCTGATCGCTTTGCGATATATCGATCGCTTTACTGAGCTGCTCGCGTTTGTCCATTAACGAAGAAAGCTGGTCTTTATCACCTTGAAGTTTCAACATAACCATTTCGAGCTGATGTTTTTCAATCAGACGATTGGAAAAAAGATTGTTCAAACGTTCACTGTCCCGCTGATCTTGGGAGACCACACTTTTTTGGGTATTGATCATCGCATCGAGCTCATCCAGCTGTGATTTTTTTATCGAACTGTTTGCTTTTGCTTTGACCAAAGATTCAGGGAGACTTTTTTCTGCAATGGAGAGTTCGATCTCTCTGGCGGCAAGCTGCTGTATCAGTGCTTCAATCTGGGCATCAATTTGGGCTTTTTGGGCTTTTTGCTCCGCACTGTCGATAATCGCGATAACGGCTCCTTTTTGTATCGCTTCGCCCTCATAAATATCCATTTTAGCGATACGACCGGGGTATTTTGCATTCATATTTATCAAATCGCCGTCGATTCGCCCGCTCCCCTGCACCAAATTCTCAGGAAGTTCTTTGGTATGAAGTTTGAGATAAATCAACACTGCTGCAATGCCAAAAAGGACTGCGGCAGCAACACCCAACCAATATTTTTTAGCGATCTGAAGCATACTATCCATTTCTCCGATTCGTCTTTTTTTGCTATTACAGTATATTGTAGCTATACTATATTCTTCTTGCTTAACTAAGAATGAATTAATTTTGTGGCGAATACAATTGGGTCAAAATGATCTCTTTTCTTTTGTAGTTAAACCAAACAAGGATCTCGTGTGAAACGATTGTTTCTTTTTATTCTCCCCACATGGATTTGGGCTCAAAGCTACCCCGAAGTTATCTCTGTTCTGGATCATTCCCTGATGCTCCAAAGTGCACAGCAATTGGAGATAGCCGCTTATGAGAGTTATAAAGCGGCTGAGGGAAAAAACTTGCCGACATTGGATGCCAGTCTCAGCGCTATTAAATTCCAAGATACCCCTACCGTCACATTTGGATCGATGAAACTTCCGATGGGGACAAAAAACCATACGGAAGGCTCACTTACGCTGACCTACCCTCTCTTCAGTGGTTTTGCCATCAGCTCCTCTATCGAAAAAGCAAAATTTTCCCATGAAAAAGCTGCATTGGAAGTAGCCGATCTTAAACGAAACCTCTATGTCAACGCGACGAAACTCTACAGTGCCGTTGCCGTTGCCGATGAAATTATTGCAGCGCAGGAAGAGGCAAAATATGCGATCGGCGAATCGTATGCAAAGGCCAAAGGACTTTATGACAACGGTATGTTGGCCCCTGCGGAGCTGTATGCGATCGAAGCCAAAAAATTTGAAATCGATGCACAGATTACCGAGAGTAGAAACCGCAAATCCCAAGCGCTCAATCAACTCAGCTATCTCACCGGTGTAAAGATCGATTCGGCCCATATACCGGAAAACACTCTCTCCATTCCGGACGAAAACGACATTTTAGCCCGAGCATTGGCAGAACGCGAAGATGTTCTCGCTCTGTCCAAATCCATGGATATTGCCCAAAGTGACGTAAAGATTTCCAAAAGCCGATATTATCCCACTGTCGCACTCATCGGAAGTCTCAAAGGTCAGGGGGATTCATTGGAGTTTGACGGTGACGGCTACACCAACGGCAATAAAAGCTATGCAGGAGTTTCCGCTTCATGGAATCTTTTCAGCGGTTTCAGCGACATCCATACGACGGAAGCGGCAAAGGCAGCCAGACTTGCATCTTCAATCACACTAGAGGATTATAAACATCGTATCAGTACGGAAATCGAGAACGCCTATCTGGATATGCATGCCACCCAAAGCAAACTTGAAAGTGCACGGATGCAGGTAAAAGCCTCCGGCGAATACGCCAAACTTACACGCGGACGATTTGAGAACCAGCTCGTCGGTGCCGATGAACTCAGCCGATCAATTGCGGATCTCGCTTCCGCCAAAGCGAAAGCGGCGAATCTGGAAAGTGAACTCTTTAATCAAACTGCCGTTCTGTGGCTTGAGGGTGGATTAAACGCGTTTCAAGACAAAGTAATCGGGACATTCCGCAACACGCCCTAACCGGTTATTTAAATGTCACTCCGCTGTATCGGTCATACACCCACTCTGCCACGGCTTGGCGCTCTTTTTCGGAGAGTTTCCCTTTGAGCGAAGGCATAATCCCGAATTTTTCTATCGCCATAGGATGGCACATACTGTACTGAACACTCGGATTTTGAATGTAGTCTTTGATGAATGCAACAATCACACGCCGTTTCACATCGTTGTCCTCATCGGCGATAATGATATTTTCTTTGAGCCGATTTGATACCTCGACCATAGGCGGAGCTTTGAGCGTGGCTAAATGTTTCATCACCTCTTGTTTCTCCATCATTTCCACATGACACTTCATACAGTGTTTTTGATATACACCGTATCCATCCATACCCCACAGCGTATATCCCGCCAATACTGTTATCCACACCAATTTCATCATTTTTCTCCCACTACTTTTCTACAGCGAATCAGACGTTCATCATCACAATGATCGATCATAATTTTTCGCACCCTCTCTTGCCAAAGCGTTCCGA is part of the Sulfuricurvum sp. genome and harbors:
- a CDS encoding ATP-binding cassette domain-containing protein, with amino-acid sequence MGMLNLGQVSVSHNKRIAIKDASLTVNEGEIIGFIGADGAGKSSLMHAIAGVIRFEGEISFQNHIYHSPSEAEKLKSQIGLMPQGIGLVLYELLTVDEHLSFFANIRSIKQDERFNEYKNRLLRMAGLDKFVDRRAGNLSGGMMQKLSLICTLLHRPKLLILDEPTTGVDPLSRIELWKILDQIRRDEGTIAIVSTAYMQEAAQMDRVLLFDNGEIIAQGSAKELIESVREMTYALTPSASSDSMSTLDTTYSLEPLSAEHTEPTLEALFFVNALQKKRLLPPVEITPRDGDNTFSSVVMEARGLSKIFGDFVANDGVDIQLNRGEILGLLGANGAGKTTFIKMLLGLLPIDGGELSLLGKRIATAKDRQALKSSIGYVSQHFALYNDMTVRENLHYFASMHQIPMDTAIKRIARYAAELGFEGYMDAIPTELPLGINQRFSLAAALLHEPVILFLDEPTSGVDAIARAQFWQLLVALKEKWKIAILITTHYMSEAEFCDRIVLMRDGRKVADDTIANLYEAHPNAQTFEEIFLEYYR
- a CDS encoding HlyD family efflux transporter periplasmic adaptor subunit; the encoded protein is MDSMLQIAKKYWLGVAAAVLFGIAAVLIYLKLHTKELPENLVQGSGRIDGDLINMNAKYPGRIAKMDIYEGEAIQKGAVIAIIDSAEQKAQKAQIDAQIEALIQQLAAREIELSIAEKSLPESLVKAKANSSIKKSQLDELDAMINTQKSVVSQDQRDSERLNNLFSNRLIEKHQLEMVMLKLQGDKDQLSSLMDKREQLSKAIDISQSDQVEASAAQQKIAALREGIKASESGIKALKASQTQMNAVLSEMELRSPVDGFVMEKIANNGEVIGSGMAVATLIDPKSLYLKIFVDTLKNGKIKIGDPAVIFLDSDPDHAIAAKVARIEQKAEFTPKEVSVASDRIQRVFAVHLQPLNVDPLLKLGIPAVGVISLDGKGLPTSLHAVPE
- a CDS encoding TolC family protein; protein product: MKRLFLFILPTWIWAQSYPEVISVLDHSLMLQSAQQLEIAAYESYKAAEGKNLPTLDASLSAIKFQDTPTVTFGSMKLPMGTKNHTEGSLTLTYPLFSGFAISSSIEKAKFSHEKAALEVADLKRNLYVNATKLYSAVAVADEIIAAQEEAKYAIGESYAKAKGLYDNGMLAPAELYAIEAKKFEIDAQITESRNRKSQALNQLSYLTGVKIDSAHIPENTLSIPDENDILARALAEREDVLALSKSMDIAQSDVKISKSRYYPTVALIGSLKGQGDSLEFDGDGYTNGNKSYAGVSASWNLFSGFSDIHTTEAAKAARLASSITLEDYKHRISTEIENAYLDMHATQSKLESARMQVKASGEYAKLTRGRFENQLVGADELSRSIADLASAKAKAANLESELFNQTAVLWLEGGLNAFQDKVIGTFRNTP
- a CDS encoding c-type cytochrome, coding for MMKLVWITVLAGYTLWGMDGYGVYQKHCMKCHVEMMEKQEVMKHLATLKAPPMVEVSNRLKENIIIADEDNDVKRRVIVAFIKDYIQNPSVQYSMCHPMAIEKFGIMPSLKGKLSEKERQAVAEWVYDRYSGVTFK